From Macaca fascicularis isolate 582-1 chromosome 14, T2T-MFA8v1.1, a single genomic window includes:
- the MTNR1B gene encoding melatonin receptor type 1B isoform X2: MGLSVIGSVFNITAIAINRYCYICHSVAYHRIYRRWHTPLHICLVWLLTVVALLPNFFVGSLEYDPRIYSCTFIQTASTQYTAAVVVIHFLLPIAVVSFCYLRIWVLVLQARRKAKPESTLCLRPSDLRSFLTMFVVFVIFAVCWAPLNCIGLAVAINPQEMAPQIPEGLFVTSYLLAYFNSCLNAIVYGLLNQNFRREYKRILLALWNPRHCIQDSSKGSHVEGLQSPAPRIIGVQHQADAL; encoded by the coding sequence ATGGGCCTGAGCGTCATCGGCTCTGTCTTCAACATCACTGCCATCGCCATTAACCGCTACTGCTACATCTGCCACAGCGTGGCCTACCACCGAATCTACAGGCGCTGGCACACCCCTCTGCACATCTGCCTTGTCTGGCTCCTCACCGTGGTGGCCTTGCTGCCCAACTTCTTTGTGGGGTCCCTGGAGTACGACCCACGCATCTATTCCTGCACCTTCATCCAGACGGCCAGCACCCAGTACACGGCAGCAGTGGTGGTCATCCACTTTCTCCTCCCCATCGCTGTCGTGTCCTTCTGCTACCTGCGCATCTGGGTGCTGGTGCTCCAGGCCCGCAGGAAAGCCAAGCCAGAGAGCACGCTGTGCCTGAGGCCCAGCGACTTGCGGAGCTTTCTAACCATGTTTGTGGTGTTTGTGATCTTTGCCGTCTGCTGGGCCCCACTTAACTGCATCGGCCTCGCTGTGGCCATCAACCCACAAGAAATGGCTCCCCAGATCCCTGAGGGGCTATTTGTCACTAGCTACTTACTGGCTTATTTCAACAGCTGCCTGAATGCCATTGTCTATGGGCTCCTGAACCAAAACTTCCGCAGGGAGTACAAGAGGATCCTCTTGGCCCTTTGGAACCCACGGCACTGCATTCAGGACTCTTCCAAGGGCAGCCATGTAGAGGGGCTGCAGAGCCCAGCTCCACGCATCATTGGTGTGCAGCACCAGGCAGATGCTCTCTAG